The following are encoded together in the Methylomonas methanica MC09 genome:
- a CDS encoding cbb3-type cytochrome c oxidase subunit I, producing the protein MNVTELIEKATTRIKDFKAWVALDSGNLSNGQQLAVKYFSVAVILFVAQILFGLLAAAQFIWPGFLYEFLDFNVNRMVHINAMVVWMLYGFIGSIYWLLEDESQTEIVGLKLGNLAFWVLTAAVTLVVLVYLLVQIGPGKDSSLWLINEGREYIEAPRWADIGIVVVMLIFFYNVVATFSKGKWSGIAGVLTLDLVALAGLYVAGMFYMTNITHEQYWWWWVIHLWVEATWEVLVGVIMAWSLMKLLGVRRKIVQTWLYIEVALMFGSGILGLGHHYFWIGTPEYWLTIGGFFSALEPIPLVAMVVHAVYDSGTHAFKNGNHPALAWIIAHAFGNFFGAGVWGFMHTLPQINLYTHGTQWSASHGHLAFFGAYATINIAFFYLAIQHWRGNVWMGAGIANAWRWKWALGLLNVGVLGMTIAMLVAGYEQSFIERAVEGSSWGGYFTAQNHPSFQSAMSWRLLFGLVTAAGLGLLVWDLLTTGKGETRKAQEITQH; encoded by the coding sequence ATGAATGTTACCGAATTAATCGAAAAAGCAACTACGCGGATTAAGGATTTTAAAGCCTGGGTGGCATTGGACAGCGGCAACTTAAGCAATGGGCAGCAACTGGCGGTTAAATATTTTAGCGTGGCGGTTATTTTGTTTGTGGCGCAGATTCTGTTCGGTTTGCTGGCGGCGGCCCAGTTTATCTGGCCCGGATTTTTGTATGAGTTCCTGGATTTTAACGTCAACCGCATGGTGCACATCAACGCCATGGTGGTCTGGATGTTGTATGGCTTTATCGGCAGCATCTATTGGTTACTGGAAGACGAAAGCCAAACTGAAATTGTCGGCCTCAAGCTGGGGAATCTGGCGTTTTGGGTGCTGACCGCCGCTGTGACCTTGGTGGTACTGGTGTATTTATTGGTGCAAATAGGCCCGGGTAAGGATTCCAGCTTGTGGCTGATTAACGAAGGCCGCGAATACATCGAAGCCCCGCGTTGGGCGGACATCGGTATCGTGGTGGTAATGTTGATTTTCTTCTACAACGTTGTCGCCACCTTCAGCAAGGGTAAATGGTCGGGAATCGCCGGCGTGTTGACGCTGGATTTGGTGGCATTGGCGGGTTTATACGTGGCCGGCATGTTTTACATGACCAACATCACTCACGAGCAATACTGGTGGTGGTGGGTGATTCACTTATGGGTGGAAGCCACCTGGGAAGTATTGGTCGGCGTGATCATGGCCTGGTCATTGATGAAGTTGCTGGGCGTCAGACGCAAAATCGTGCAAACCTGGCTGTACATCGAAGTGGCGCTGATGTTCGGTTCCGGCATTTTAGGGCTGGGACATCATTACTTCTGGATCGGTACCCCGGAATATTGGCTGACCATAGGCGGCTTTTTCTCCGCCCTGGAACCCATTCCGCTGGTAGCGATGGTGGTACATGCAGTCTACGACTCGGGTACGCATGCTTTTAAAAACGGCAACCATCCGGCTTTGGCTTGGATTATCGCTCACGCTTTCGGCAACTTCTTCGGTGCCGGTGTCTGGGGCTTTATGCATACCTTGCCGCAAATCAATCTGTACACCCATGGCACGCAATGGTCGGCCTCGCACGGGCACCTGGCGTTTTTCGGCGCCTACGCCACCATCAATATTGCCTTCTTTTATCTGGCCATTCAGCATTGGCGCGGCAATGTCTGGATGGGCGCGGGCATCGCCAATGCCTGGCGCTGGAAGTGGGCCTTGGGCCTGTTGAATGTCGGCGTATTGGGCATGACCATCGCCATGTTGGTAGCGGGTTATGAGCAATCGTTTATCGAGCGTGCAGTAGAAGGCTCCAGTTGGGGCGGCTATTTCACGGCGCAAAACCACCCGTCATTCCAAAGTGCAATGTCCTGGCGCTTATTGTTCGGCC